A single region of the Methylocystis echinoides genome encodes:
- a CDS encoding DGQHR domain-containing protein has protein sequence MDRDTAGDFADSTPLPADAEFSASDGAPDAKTMSARALVVAQGKHRFYSLVLPSDLLADTCMVEPRVDNPIDGFQRLLDEKRAKSIARYIDAGFGTVPGAVVLSAQSRAHLKFDRDTGALTFRKDKKAFLIIDGQHRIYGFKLAKSSVSVPVVIYNRLSRAQECRLFMDINTKQRPVPNELLLDIRRLSEVETETEALLHNVFDLFHTRKDSALAGLLSPAERKKNMISRVTFNAALRSIKGAFVGAPADEVYGVLNAYLRACRHGLGLHAIDENIANPVLFKALMLLFTNVAERVADRHGGKYTVANFEDVLIPFFRRLKKSDLPRAGMSHTVLHEHYSKALSAGFLLKQWLFA, from the coding sequence ATGGATCGGGACACGGCTGGCGACTTCGCCGATTCCACCCCCCTCCCCGCCGACGCCGAGTTTTCTGCAAGCGACGGCGCCCCCGACGCAAAGACAATGAGCGCACGGGCGCTCGTCGTCGCGCAGGGCAAGCATCGTTTCTATTCGCTTGTGCTGCCCAGCGACCTGCTCGCCGACACCTGCATGGTGGAACCGCGCGTCGACAATCCCATCGACGGCTTCCAGCGTCTGCTCGACGAGAAGCGGGCCAAGTCGATCGCGCGCTATATTGACGCCGGTTTCGGCACGGTGCCGGGCGCCGTGGTGCTCTCGGCGCAATCGCGCGCGCATCTCAAATTCGACAGGGACACGGGCGCGCTCACCTTCCGCAAGGACAAGAAGGCCTTTCTCATCATCGACGGCCAGCATCGCATTTACGGCTTCAAGCTGGCGAAGTCCTCGGTGAGCGTGCCAGTGGTCATCTACAACCGGCTGAGCCGCGCGCAGGAATGCCGCCTGTTCATGGACATCAACACCAAGCAGCGGCCGGTGCCCAACGAACTGCTGCTCGACATTCGCCGCCTCTCCGAAGTGGAGACGGAGACAGAGGCGCTGCTGCACAATGTCTTCGACCTCTTCCACACGCGCAAGGACAGCGCCCTCGCCGGCCTGCTGAGCCCCGCCGAGCGCAAGAAGAACATGATCTCGCGCGTGACCTTCAACGCCGCGCTGCGCTCGATCAAGGGCGCCTTCGTCGGGGCGCCGGCGGATGAAGTCTATGGCGTCCTCAACGCCTATCTGCGCGCCTGCCGCCACGGGCTTGGGCTCCACGCGATCGACGAGAACATCGCCAATCCGGTGCTGTTCAAGGCGCTGATGCTGCTCTTCACCAATGTCGCCGAACGCGTCGCCGACCGGCACGGCGGCAAATATACGGTCGCCAATTTCGAGGATGTGCTGATCCCCTTCTTCCGCCGCCTGAAGAAGAGCGACCTGCCGCGCGCGGGCATGTCACATACGGTGCTGCATGAGCATTACAGCAAGGCGCTGAGCGCCGGCTTCCTGCTCAAGCAGTGGCTGTTTGCCTGA
- a CDS encoding glycosyltransferase family 2 protein codes for MSLASADFGPADPVRLPAEEARVARRRLPDFASDAVRRRARRVETAPRPPAVEIAFLAHYGVPPEVLAYAMQRGRADGVSPDAALLAEGMVEEDVFYRALADHLRVAFVDEAVTLAPGAAQTAEQGYVPLQPNADGLRWLFAPTGAGIFRLMSAVRAAKGRPLFALTTPRRLTDALRRARPLEAARLASISAERVDPALCVRGALGLRALALASAVAIGAVAGLFAPWEGLRLFAAFGLAGVSLASIFLRLSACAASFSAEAELGSVENADLPVYTVVVALYKEAAVARQLARAIDRLDYPRAKLDVKFVIECDDEATGAALRAHPPRTPHEIVVAPEGAPRTKPRALNVAMPFARGALVAVFDAEDLPDGPQLRRAASIFASAPPEVACLQASLAIDNAGLNWMTGLFALDYAALFDVYNKGLAALGLPLFLGGTSNHFRIEALRDVGFWDAYNVTEDADLGLRLARAGYVVRTFESHTFEEAPATFRALVKQRTRWLKGWMQTAIVHCRHPARFFADFGPRRGLAVLAMFAGGLLGPMFGPFLTCRLFYDVATGALAADDLFGRACAALWCAVAVAGAAALVAPLLLGAERRGLRRHRGALVCLPLWLLMLSVASWRAFLELWLKPFYWEKTEHGLTLRGDNAQESS; via the coding sequence ATGAGTTTGGCGTCGGCTGATTTTGGCCCTGCCGATCCCGTCCGGCTTCCGGCGGAGGAGGCGCGCGTCGCGCGGCGGCGGCTTCCCGATTTCGCCTCGGACGCCGTTAGGCGGCGGGCCCGGCGGGTGGAGACGGCGCCGCGCCCGCCGGCGGTCGAGATTGCGTTTCTGGCCCATTACGGCGTGCCGCCCGAGGTTCTCGCCTACGCCATGCAGCGCGGCCGCGCCGATGGCGTCTCTCCCGACGCGGCCCTGCTGGCCGAGGGCATGGTGGAAGAGGACGTCTTCTACCGCGCCCTTGCCGATCATCTGCGCGTGGCCTTTGTCGATGAGGCGGTGACGCTCGCGCCGGGCGCCGCGCAAACGGCGGAGCAGGGCTATGTCCCGTTGCAGCCGAACGCCGATGGCCTGCGCTGGCTCTTCGCGCCGACGGGCGCCGGGATTTTCCGACTGATGAGCGCCGTGCGCGCGGCGAAAGGGCGCCCGCTGTTCGCCTTGACGACGCCCCGGCGTTTGACCGACGCCCTGCGCCGCGCCCGGCCGCTCGAAGCCGCGCGTCTCGCCAGCATCTCCGCCGAGCGCGTCGATCCTGCGCTTTGCGTGCGCGGCGCGCTCGGCCTGCGCGCACTGGCGCTGGCGAGCGCCGTGGCGATTGGCGCCGTCGCGGGACTGTTTGCGCCATGGGAGGGGCTTCGGCTCTTTGCGGCCTTTGGTCTCGCCGGCGTCTCGCTCGCGAGCATTTTTCTGCGCCTTTCCGCCTGCGCCGCGAGTTTCAGCGCGGAGGCGGAGCTGGGCTCTGTCGAGAATGCGGACCTGCCGGTCTACACTGTGGTCGTCGCGCTTTATAAGGAGGCCGCCGTCGCGCGCCAGCTCGCGCGCGCCATCGACCGCCTGGATTATCCGCGCGCCAAGCTCGATGTGAAATTCGTCATCGAATGCGACGACGAGGCGACGGGCGCGGCGCTGCGCGCGCATCCGCCGCGCACGCCGCATGAGATCGTCGTCGCGCCCGAGGGCGCGCCACGCACCAAGCCGCGCGCGCTCAATGTCGCCATGCCTTTCGCGCGCGGCGCGCTCGTCGCTGTCTTCGACGCCGAAGACCTTCCCGATGGCCCGCAGCTTCGGCGCGCCGCGTCGATCTTCGCCTCCGCGCCGCCGGAGGTCGCCTGTCTCCAGGCGAGCCTCGCCATCGACAACGCCGGGCTGAACTGGATGACGGGCCTCTTCGCGCTCGATTACGCCGCGCTCTTCGATGTCTACAACAAGGGCCTGGCGGCGCTCGGCCTGCCGCTTTTTCTCGGGGGCACGTCGAACCATTTTCGCATCGAGGCGCTGAGGGACGTCGGCTTCTGGGACGCGTACAACGTCACTGAAGACGCCGATCTCGGCCTGCGTCTCGCGCGCGCGGGCTATGTCGTGCGAACCTTCGAGTCGCATACCTTCGAGGAGGCGCCCGCGACCTTCCGCGCGCTGGTGAAGCAGCGCACGCGCTGGCTCAAGGGCTGGATGCAGACGGCGATCGTCCATTGTCGTCATCCAGCGCGGTTCTTCGCCGATTTCGGCCCGCGCCGGGGGCTGGCCGTGCTCGCCATGTTCGCGGGCGGCCTGCTGGGGCCGATGTTCGGGCCGTTCCTGACCTGCCGGCTGTTTTACGACGTCGCAACCGGCGCCCTTGCCGCGGACGACCTCTTTGGCCGCGCCTGCGCCGCGCTCTGGTGCGCGGTCGCGGTCGCGGGCGCGGCGGCGCTTGTCGCGCCCTTGCTGCTGGGGGCCGAGCGGCGAGGCTTGCGGCGCCATCGCGGGGCGCTCGTCTGTCTGCCGCTCTGGCTGCTGATGCTCAGCGTCGCGAGCTGGCGCGCCTTTCTGGAGCTCTGGCTGAAGCCGTTCTACTGGGAGAAGACCGAACACGGGCTGACGCTGCGCGGCGACAACGCGCAAGAGTCATCATAG
- a CDS encoding DUF4170 domain-containing protein has protein sequence MTKHETPAKKEKQLLHLVFGGELEALDGTTFRDPSKLDIVGVYPDNESAVAAWKAKAQSTVDNAHMRYFVVHLYKLLDPAHDKL, from the coding sequence AAAAGAAAAGCAGCTCCTGCATCTCGTTTTCGGCGGCGAACTCGAGGCGCTCGACGGCACGACGTTCCGCGACCCGTCGAAGCTCGACATCGTCGGCGTCTACCCGGACAATGAGAGCGCCGTCGCCGCCTGGAAGGCGAAGGCGCAATCGACGGTGGACAACGCCCACATGCGCTATTTCGTGGTGCATCTCTACAAGCTGCTCGACCCGGCGCACGACAAGCTCTGA
- a CDS encoding DUF2093 domain-containing protein encodes MNRYERTPEPAGEAEVEFLDGEYRVRKPGAYVRCAVTGEPIPLEDLRYWNVDLQEPYAGPHAKLMKLGVKKPD; translated from the coding sequence ATGAACCGCTACGAGCGCACCCCTGAACCGGCCGGCGAGGCCGAGGTCGAATTTCTCGACGGCGAATATCGTGTTCGCAAGCCCGGCGCCTATGTGCGCTGCGCCGTCACCGGCGAGCCCATCCCGCTCGAGGATCTGCGCTACTGGAACGTCGATCTTCAGGAGCCTTACGCCGGCCCGCACGCCAAGCTGATGAAGCTCGGGGTCAAGAAGCCCGACTGA
- a CDS encoding 3-deoxy-D-manno-octulosonic acid transferase — translation MPLLKLYRLATHALTPLAGPLLNWRVTQGREDPARLDERFGVATRERPPGRLIWMHGASLGETLALLPLVERFIQRGAEVLVTSGTVASAQLLCARLPAGAFHQYMPLDAPAFVDRFLDYWRPAIAIFAESELWPNMVAALRARGVPLVLANARVSRQSAERWGRFPGAARKIFGAVDLCLAQDADNAARFIGLGAPYVRVGGNLKYDVPPPPADPAALSAFKGAIGARPVWAAVSTHDGEDEQILDAHAEIAQQVPALLTVIVPRHRERGAEIAMLAQARGLSVALRSRDGDPQPDVAVYVADTVGELGLIFRSVGIIFMGKSLAAGGGQNPIEPAKLGCAVLHGPSVDNFLEVYAALGAAKAAARVNDARALARAVHYLLSDPKRMRRMGRAGAEVVEKLGGASRGIIDAVEPYIAQVAIEGR, via the coding sequence ATGCCGCTTCTGAAGCTCTATCGACTGGCGACCCATGCGCTCACGCCGCTCGCCGGCCCGCTGCTCAACTGGCGCGTCACGCAAGGCAGGGAAGACCCCGCCCGCCTCGATGAGCGGTTTGGCGTCGCCACCCGCGAGCGGCCGCCAGGGCGGCTGATCTGGATGCACGGCGCCAGTCTCGGCGAGACGCTCGCGCTGCTGCCGCTGGTCGAACGATTCATCCAGCGCGGCGCCGAGGTGCTGGTGACGAGCGGCACGGTCGCTTCCGCGCAGCTTCTCTGCGCCCGGCTGCCAGCGGGCGCCTTTCACCAATACATGCCGCTCGACGCGCCGGCCTTCGTCGACCGCTTTCTCGATTACTGGCGGCCGGCGATCGCGATTTTCGCAGAATCCGAGCTATGGCCCAACATGGTGGCGGCGCTGCGCGCGCGCGGCGTTCCGCTGGTGCTCGCCAACGCCCGCGTCTCGCGGCAGTCGGCGGAACGCTGGGGCAGGTTTCCCGGCGCCGCCCGCAAGATTTTCGGCGCCGTCGATCTGTGCCTCGCGCAGGACGCCGACAATGCGGCGCGTTTCATCGGGCTGGGCGCGCCTTATGTGCGCGTCGGCGGCAATCTGAAATATGACGTCCCGCCGCCACCGGCCGATCCGGCGGCGCTGTCGGCGTTCAAGGGGGCCATCGGCGCCCGCCCGGTCTGGGCCGCCGTCTCGACTCATGACGGCGAGGACGAGCAAATTCTCGACGCCCACGCCGAAATCGCGCAGCAGGTCCCCGCGCTGCTGACGGTGATCGTCCCGCGCCATCGCGAACGGGGCGCGGAGATCGCGATGCTGGCGCAGGCGCGCGGCCTGTCCGTCGCGCTGCGAAGCCGCGACGGCGACCCGCAGCCGGATGTTGCGGTTTACGTCGCCGATACGGTCGGCGAGCTGGGGCTGATCTTCCGCAGCGTCGGCATCATCTTCATGGGCAAGTCGCTGGCCGCCGGCGGCGGGCAGAACCCCATCGAGCCGGCGAAGCTCGGCTGCGCCGTGCTGCATGGCCCCTCCGTCGACAATTTCTTGGAAGTTTACGCGGCGCTCGGCGCCGCAAAGGCGGCCGCGCGGGTCAATGACGCGCGCGCGCTGGCGCGGGCGGTTCACTATCTGCTGTCGGACCCCAAGCGGATGCGCCGCATGGGCCGCGCCGGCGCGGAAGTGGTCGAGAAACTCGGCGGGGCCTCGCGCGGGATCATCGACGCCGTCGAGCCCTATATTGCGCAGGTCGCCATCGAGGGGCGCTGA
- the lpxK gene encoding tetraacyldisaccharide 4'-kinase produces the protein MPRAPDFWRHDCAAARLLAPLGWLYGSVAARRLRRDAPRAPLPAIVVGGLTVGGDGKTPLVIALAGLLVEAGERPALLTRGYGAKPGLRPGAKPGAGSFVVAAGDSAATTGDEALLLARHALTIVGADRAASAELARQRGATVLILDDGFHSRRLAPDLALLTIDSDYGAGAGRCLPAGPLRAPLRDQFDAADALVIIGDGDAGLALAESGAKPAFRATVTGTGQDFKGRRVVAFSGIARPEKFFATLAAAGAEIVSRRAFADHHRFSAAEMATLAALADARQATLVTTEKDAVRLPPDAPRVGTLSVQLTFADADEVRAALAAALDAARLSRAS, from the coding sequence TTGCCGCGCGCGCCCGACTTCTGGCGCCATGACTGCGCCGCCGCGCGGCTTCTGGCCCCGCTCGGCTGGCTATACGGGAGCGTCGCCGCGCGCCGCCTGCGCCGCGACGCCCCGCGCGCCCCGCTGCCCGCCATCGTGGTCGGCGGCCTGACCGTCGGCGGCGACGGCAAGACGCCGCTCGTCATCGCGCTCGCCGGCCTCCTCGTCGAAGCGGGCGAACGCCCGGCCCTGCTGACGCGGGGCTATGGCGCTAAGCCGGGCCTAAGGCCGGGCGCAAAGCCGGGCGCGGGATCATTCGTCGTGGCGGCGGGCGACAGCGCGGCGACGACAGGCGACGAAGCCTTGCTGCTGGCGCGCCACGCGCTCACCATCGTCGGCGCCGACCGCGCCGCAAGCGCGGAACTGGCGCGCCAGAGAGGCGCGACCGTGCTGATCCTCGACGATGGATTTCACAGCCGGCGACTGGCGCCCGACCTCGCCCTGCTAACGATCGACTCGGACTATGGCGCCGGCGCCGGCCGCTGCCTCCCCGCCGGCCCTCTCCGCGCGCCCCTGCGCGACCAGTTCGACGCCGCCGACGCGCTGGTGATCATCGGAGACGGCGACGCTGGGCTGGCGCTGGCGGAAAGCGGCGCAAAGCCCGCCTTCCGCGCGACCGTCACGGGAACGGGGCAGGATTTCAAAGGGAGGCGGGTGGTCGCATTTTCAGGCATCGCCAGACCGGAGAAATTTTTCGCCACGCTGGCGGCCGCGGGCGCGGAGATCGTGTCGCGCCGGGCCTTTGCCGATCACCACCGCTTCAGCGCGGCGGAAATGGCGACCCTTGCGGCGCTGGCCGATGCGCGTCAGGCGACGCTGGTGACGACGGAAAAGGACGCGGTCCGCCTGCCGCCGGACGCCCCGCGCGTCGGCACGCTGTCTGTCCAGCTCACCTTTGCGGACGCAGACGAGGTCAGGGCGGCGCTGGCCGCGGCGCTCGACGCCGCGCGGCTCAGTCGGGCTTCTTGA